GACGACCTGGTTGATAGGCCGGATGTGTAAGCACGGTAACGTGTTAAGCTAACCGGTACTAACGGACGAAGGATTGGCCATCGATATCCCGCACTCATGATTCTGTCATGGTAGCTTCGGATTCAAGCGCTAGTCCCGCAAGGACTGCCATTACCAAACAACCGGCGGCATGCTGGGCGAAATATCTCTCATGCCGTCTTTTGGCGACCATATCGGAAAGGTCCCACCTGTTCCCATCCCGAACACAGTAGTTAAGCTTTCCGAGCCGATGATAGTGCACACCAGCGTGAAAGTAGGTCTCGCCATTTTTTTAAAAGCTCTTTGGTTGATTCAACCAAAGGGCTTTTTTAATGCGGTGATCGGAACCAGACCGATCGGACTGATTGTTGATCCGACCGATCAGTCAGATCCGTCTAATTCAGGATCGGTCCAATCTGTCCGATCCGTCGAATCGGTCGGCGATCTACAGCGTCAATGTTCGTTGCCACTGGGGGAAGTGTCCCGCTTCGCGCACAGCTAGCCGCTGCTTGGCTAGCTACAGACCGATCGGACTGATTTGTCGGATCCGACGGATTCTTGATCCGACCGATCGGTCAGATCTGTCTAATTCAGGATCGGTCCAATCTGTCCGATCCGTCGAATCGGTCGGCGATCTACAGCGTCAATGTTCGTTGCCACTGGGGGAAGTGTCCCGCTTCGCGCACAGCTAGCCGCTGCTTGGCTAGCTACAGACCGATCGGACTGATTTGTCGGATCCGACGGATTCTTGATCCGACCGATCGGTCAGATCTGTCTAATTCAGGATCGCTCCAATCTGTCCGATCCGTCGAATCGGTCCTGGGACTTCGCAGTTCTTGCGTCGGTTACACCTCAACGTTTTCCGATCAAACCCCAACATTCTGAACATCTCGCACCCGTCACTGATACAGCAGCTTTTACGCCGTGGAATCACCTCCACGTAGTTGCGGGGGGCTAACACAGTCCCATCTTTCGAGCGAACGTACGATCCATCGGTTCCCTCAAGGATTGGACTCATGTCAGCGTCTAAATCATCCGCCAAATTTGATCTCCACCTTCCTGGCCTGCTCAAGGTCCTTGCCGAACACCTGTATTCCGATCGACGCGTCGGTCTTCGTGAGTTGTTGCAGAACGCACATGATTCGTGCAGCCGGCGTCGGATCGAAGCTGCGGATGGCTTCAAACAGCGGATCCACGTTAGCGTTGATCGTGAGAATGACGTTTTACAGATCGATGACAATGGTTGTGGCTTAACCGAATCCGAGATCGTCAACTACCTTGCCACAATCGGACGCGGCTACACGCGTGAACTCCGCGAAGAATCGGCGTTAACCGACCCTGAAAGCTACCGCGAATTGATCGGGCAGTTTGGGCTGGGGTTCTTGAGCGCTTTCCTAATTGCTTCCGAAGTTGAAGTTCACACTCTGTCGTTTCAGTCAGCAAGCAAACCGATGATTTGGCGGAGTTGTGGCGATGAAACGTACGACCTTCTTGACGGTCACCGCGAAACGATCGGCACCACGATTCGCTTGAAATGCAAACCTTCGATGCGTTTCTTGCTTAAGGAAGACGCGTTGATGGATCTTGTGCAAATGTATTGCGATATGTTGCCGGTTCCGATCTACGTTGGGCACCGTCGCTACCCGATCAATCGACAGCACGCTCCATGGGCAAGCGATGACTTCGAAACTGCCTGGCACGATTTTGTCGAATCACATCCACGAGCTGGTGATGCTTTGTGGAAATTCCAATTGGAAGACTGGTGCTTAGATCTTGGACACGATTCCGTCCAGATTCCATTGTCTGGTGTGGTGTACGTCCCGTCGCGATCAACGGTTTCTCTGAATGAATTTGGCGATGCCAGCGTCTACATTCGGAATATGTTCATCACGGACAGTAACCGATCGCTACTTCCAAGTTGGGCAAGGTTTCTGCGAGCGTATATCGAATCGCCGATGCTTCAACCAACGGCATCACGCGAAGACATTCACGAAGACGAGAATTTTGAACTCGTCCAACAGGCGATTGAACAGCAATTGCTACAAGCGATCCG
This is a stretch of genomic DNA from Stieleria sp. JC731. It encodes these proteins:
- a CDS encoding ATP-binding protein → MSASKSSAKFDLHLPGLLKVLAEHLYSDRRVGLRELLQNAHDSCSRRRIEAADGFKQRIHVSVDRENDVLQIDDNGCGLTESEIVNYLATIGRGYTRELREESALTDPESYRELIGQFGLGFLSAFLIASEVEVHTLSFQSASKPMIWRSCGDETYDLLDGHRETIGTTIRLKCKPSMRFLLKEDALMDLVQMYCDMLPVPIYVGHRRYPINRQHAPWASDDFETAWHDFVESHPRAGDALWKFQLEDWCLDLGHDSVQIPLSGVVYVPSRSTVSLNEFGDASVYIRNMFITDSNRSLLPSWARFLRAYIESPMLQPTASREDIHEDENFELVQQAIEQQLLQAIRQLCEEDIRRWNLIVDCHTDLIMGWAANCDDFFDHIADCIQLRTTRGMMTVEQYRAECPGGKIYYETTRSPSFFEQVLLEGQAKPVIDATWFGVLPFLHEYARRDPTIHLVRTDSDLHTLMRDVPTDHFSDLLAEFKRICPKTRLAEFQPSAIPAVFLYSEHAEFIAESEEALSKDQLFPGVADAISSIVESLMESGESTEGILTLNANSPLVRQLADSARDGTLERPYCELLCEMAKLFSGRMMDARKIIQSFDTFSGAIMEIVK